The following are from one region of the Bradyrhizobium septentrionale genome:
- the dapD gene encoding 2,3,4,5-tetrahydropyridine-2,6-dicarboxylate N-succinyltransferase codes for MAMELKGARGEGFATIAADGRVLDSWFLQLRLVVEADKAATVRLTTDELKRSLGESADGYARHDDVRNVDIVPIRTEIDSLASAPTDAHDAYLRLHLLSHRLVQPNCLNLDGIFSLLPNVAWTTLGPCECSRVAEARMLARKRALAFEVTGVDKFPRMTDYVTPADVRIADADRVRLGAYLAPGTTVMHEGFCNFNAGTLGPCMVEGRISAGVVVGSGSDVGGGASIMGTLSGGGKERITVGERCLIGANAGIGISLGDDCIVEAGCYVTAGARILLEDGRVLKAKELSGQKGLLFRRNSQSGALEATRRTPNWDGLNSQLHG; via the coding sequence ATGGCGATGGAGCTGAAGGGCGCGAGAGGCGAGGGATTTGCGACGATTGCCGCTGACGGTCGCGTGTTAGATTCCTGGTTTCTCCAGCTGCGCCTGGTTGTGGAGGCCGACAAGGCGGCAACGGTACGGCTGACGACGGACGAGCTCAAAAGATCGTTGGGTGAATCGGCGGACGGATATGCGCGACACGACGACGTCCGCAATGTCGATATCGTTCCAATCCGTACGGAAATCGACTCCCTTGCATCTGCGCCGACTGATGCGCACGACGCGTATCTTCGACTCCATCTCCTAAGCCACCGGCTCGTCCAGCCGAACTGCCTGAACCTTGACGGAATTTTCAGTCTATTACCTAACGTCGCCTGGACGACCCTCGGTCCCTGTGAATGCTCTCGTGTAGCGGAAGCACGAATGTTAGCGCGAAAGCGTGCCCTCGCATTTGAGGTGACAGGCGTGGATAAGTTTCCGCGCATGACTGACTATGTGACGCCTGCGGACGTGAGAATTGCAGATGCGGATCGCGTAAGGCTCGGAGCCTACCTGGCTCCGGGCACGACCGTCATGCATGAAGGCTTTTGCAATTTTAATGCAGGTACGCTCGGTCCCTGCATGGTCGAAGGCCGGATAAGTGCCGGTGTGGTTGTGGGAAGTGGCAGCGACGTCGGTGGCGGAGCGTCGATCATGGGCACTCTGTCCGGAGGAGGGAAAGAGAGGATTACAGTTGGTGAGCGCTGCCTGATCGGAGCCAACGCCGGTATCGGCATTTCATTGGGTGACGATTGTATCGTCGAAGCGGGCTGTTATGTCACGGCAGGCGCGCGCATCCTTTTGGAAGATGGCCGAGTCCTGAAAGCCAAAGAACTTTCGGGCCAGAAGGGCCTTCTTTTTCGTCGTAATTCGCAGAGCGGCGCTCTTGAGGCAACCAGACGCACACCAAATTGGGACGGCCTCAACTCGCAACTTCACGGCTAG
- a CDS encoding PhzF family phenazine biosynthesis protein, producing MQRRYITVDVFTDRAFGGNPLGVVLDAGGLSTAQMQAIATEFNYSETTFVLPPQDRGNDAQVRIFTVRSEIPFAGHPNVGTAFVLASQAAKAPPRLRFEEKAGLVPVEILTDGGKVIGAELTAPQALQRTNEVSAADAAACLSLSAADVKTGRHAPQVVSVGLPFLVVEIASREAVKRARPDAAAFARVLPHIGSDAIYFYTSDVPAGEQPLDLQARMFHPGASGLSEDPATGSATAACAALLADIDPARDGELRLRIGQGVDMGRPSLLLTRVRKQGGAINSVHVGGGCVKMMEGTISVAGEEGESRS from the coding sequence ATGCAGCGGCGTTATATCACCGTCGACGTTTTCACCGACCGCGCGTTCGGCGGCAACCCGCTCGGCGTGGTGCTCGACGCTGGCGGGCTGTCGACGGCACAGATGCAGGCGATCGCGACCGAGTTCAACTATTCCGAGACGACCTTCGTGCTGCCGCCGCAGGACAGGGGCAACGACGCCCAGGTTCGCATCTTCACGGTGCGCTCGGAAATTCCATTCGCCGGCCATCCCAATGTCGGCACCGCCTTCGTGCTGGCGAGCCAGGCGGCGAAGGCGCCGCCGCGCTTGCGGTTCGAGGAGAAGGCGGGTCTCGTGCCGGTCGAGATTCTCACTGACGGGGGCAAGGTCATCGGCGCGGAGCTCACGGCGCCGCAAGCCTTGCAACGCACGAACGAGGTGAGCGCGGCCGATGCCGCCGCCTGCCTGTCGCTGTCGGCGGCCGACGTGAAGACCGGTCGGCATGCGCCGCAGGTCGTCTCGGTCGGCCTGCCGTTCCTGGTGGTCGAGATCGCTTCGCGCGAGGCGGTCAAGCGCGCCCGGCCAGATGCTGCGGCGTTCGCTCGGGTTCTGCCGCATATCGGAAGCGACGCCATCTATTTTTACACAAGCGACGTGCCGGCGGGCGAGCAGCCGCTCGACCTGCAGGCGCGCATGTTCCATCCTGGTGCCAGCGGCCTGTCCGAGGATCCCGCCACCGGCAGCGCGACCGCGGCCTGCGCGGCGCTGCTCGCCGATATCGATCCCGCGCGTGACGGCGAGTTGCGGCTGCGGATCGGGCAGGGTGTCGACATGGGGCGGCCGAGCCTGCTGCTGACGCGGGTCCGCAAGCAAGGCGGCGCGATCAATTCGGTGCATGTCGGCGGCGGCTGCGTGAAGATGATGGAGGGGACGATCAGCGTCGCGGGGGAGGAGGGTGAGAGCCGAAGCTAG
- a CDS encoding glycosyltransferase family 2 protein yields MNEAIKPGPETLSQAARLPQLSVVVPTFNERANVTVLYRRLDAILKDLSWEVIFVDDNSPDGTWDVVRELARKDSRVRCIRRIGRRGLSGACIEGILASSAPYAAVMDADLQHDETQLPKMVALLQSGEAELVVGSRYIEGYKADGFNKQRAGASAFATEIARRSLKVEIADPMSGFFMIRRDRFEQLAPQLSTQGFKILLDVVATAEGKLRTVEIPFTFGARQHGESKLDSMVALDFLGLVLAKLTNDLISLRFILFAAVGGLGLLVHLGVLFISLELFKAPFPEAQAAGAIVAMTSNFILNNFLTYRDQRLKGFGILRGLLLFYLVCSVGLLANVGVAFSVYDQEPIWWLAGAAGALMGVVWNYAMSGLFVWRKR; encoded by the coding sequence ATGAATGAAGCCATCAAGCCGGGCCCCGAAACCCTGTCGCAGGCCGCACGTCTGCCGCAGCTTTCGGTGGTCGTCCCGACCTTCAACGAACGCGCCAATGTCACGGTGCTGTACCGCCGGCTCGATGCGATTCTGAAGGACCTGTCGTGGGAAGTCATCTTCGTCGATGACAATTCGCCCGATGGAACCTGGGACGTGGTGCGTGAGCTGGCGCGGAAGGATTCCCGCGTGCGCTGCATCCGCCGAATCGGCCGGCGTGGCCTGTCCGGCGCCTGCATCGAGGGTATCCTGGCCTCGAGCGCGCCTTACGCTGCCGTCATGGACGCCGATCTGCAGCATGACGAGACCCAGCTGCCGAAGATGGTGGCGCTGCTGCAGAGCGGCGAGGCCGAGCTCGTGGTCGGCAGCCGCTATATCGAGGGCTACAAGGCCGACGGCTTCAACAAGCAGCGTGCCGGCGCCAGCGCCTTCGCCACCGAGATCGCGCGCCGCTCGTTGAAGGTCGAGATCGCGGACCCCATGAGCGGCTTCTTCATGATCCGCCGCGACCGTTTCGAGCAGCTTGCGCCGCAGCTGTCGACCCAGGGCTTCAAGATCCTGCTCGACGTGGTGGCGACCGCGGAGGGCAAGCTGCGTACGGTCGAAATTCCCTTCACGTTCGGCGCCCGCCAGCATGGCGAGAGCAAGCTTGACTCGATGGTCGCGCTCGACTTCCTTGGCCTGGTGCTGGCGAAGCTGACCAATGATCTGATCTCGCTGCGCTTCATTCTGTTCGCAGCCGTCGGCGGGCTCGGCCTGCTGGTGCATCTCGGCGTGCTGTTCATCTCGCTGGAGCTGTTCAAGGCGCCATTCCCGGAGGCTCAGGCTGCCGGCGCGATCGTCGCGATGACCAGCAACTTCATCCTCAACAACTTCCTGACCTACCGCGACCAGCGGCTGAAGGGCTTTGGCATCCTGCGCGGCCTGTTGCTGTTCTATCTGGTCTGCAGCGTCGGCCTGCTCGCCAATGTCGGCGTCGCGTTCTCGGTCTACGACCAGGAGCCGATCTGGTGGCTTGCGGGCGCGGCCGGCGCGCTGATGGGCGTGGTGTGGAACTACGCGATGTCCGGGCTGTTCGTCTGGCGCAAGCGATGA
- a CDS encoding GntR family transcriptional regulator, with protein MNSALDDRLPRYQRLRDDLAARINRNEWRPGDLIPSEAELGAHYGVAIGTVRKAIDQLVSDGVLERQQGRGTFVRRARFNSSLFRFFRFQSESGERRVPQSRILRRKAMPATSAVASALRIAVGEPVISLSRLRLIDDVPLLAEEIWLERSRFEAILALATSEFGDLLYPLYEDRCGQVVVSADEILTVEIATEMQSRLLRLEANAPLIVIERLAFDLERRPIEWRRSRGPADRFRYHAEIR; from the coding sequence ATGAATTCAGCCCTCGACGACCGCCTGCCGCGCTACCAGCGTCTCCGCGACGACCTCGCGGCGCGCATCAACCGCAATGAATGGCGTCCCGGGGACCTGATCCCCTCCGAGGCCGAGCTCGGCGCGCATTACGGCGTCGCCATCGGCACCGTGCGCAAGGCGATCGATCAGTTGGTCTCAGACGGCGTGCTGGAGCGCCAGCAGGGCCGCGGCACCTTCGTGCGCCGCGCGCGGTTCAACTCCTCGCTATTCCGCTTCTTCCGCTTCCAGTCCGAAAGCGGCGAGCGCCGCGTGCCGCAGAGCCGCATCCTGCGGCGGAAGGCGATGCCGGCGACCTCGGCGGTGGCATCAGCGCTGCGCATTGCCGTCGGCGAGCCCGTCATCAGCCTGTCGCGGCTACGACTGATCGACGACGTGCCGCTGCTCGCCGAGGAGATCTGGCTCGAGAGGTCGCGCTTCGAGGCGATCCTCGCGCTCGCGACCTCCGAGTTCGGCGATCTGCTGTATCCGCTCTACGAGGATCGCTGCGGCCAGGTCGTGGTCTCGGCCGATGAAATCCTCACCGTCGAGATCGCGACCGAGATGCAGTCGCGCCTGCTGCGGCTCGAGGCCAACGCACCGCTGATCGTGATCGAGCGCCTGGCCTTCGATCTGGAGCGGCGGCCGATCGAATGGCGCCGCTCGCGCGGGCCGGCGGATCGCTTCCGCTACCACGCCGAGATCAGGTGA
- a CDS encoding MFS transporter: MANWYSECSPLERRTFWASFGGWGLDALDVQMFSLAIPALIAAFGINKADAGLLGSVTLFFGAFGGWLGGALGDRFGRVKALQITVATFALATFACAFATSYPQLLVLKAIQGIGFGAEWACGAVLMAEIIRAEHRGKALGAVQSAWAVGWGAAVLLSALVFTYAPADIAWRILFAVGLIPALLILYIRRGLQEPPRAVSRKAEPPFFATLAGIFHRDVLRATLIGGLFGIGAHGGYAALTTFLPTYLREVRHLSVLGSSAYLAVIIVAFFCGCVVSGIISDRIGRRANVALFAAACVVTVLVYIFARLSNSQMLVLGFPLGFFSAGIPASMAALFSELYPTGVRGTGVGFCYNFGRIVSAAFPFLVGYLSDHIGLGAAIGIDAAFAYSLVLVAVLMLPETRGKVFEQAAATRA, encoded by the coding sequence ATGGCAAACTGGTACAGCGAATGCTCGCCGCTCGAACGGCGCACCTTCTGGGCAAGCTTTGGCGGCTGGGGGCTCGATGCGCTCGACGTCCAGATGTTCAGCCTCGCCATTCCGGCGCTGATTGCAGCCTTCGGGATCAACAAGGCCGACGCCGGCTTGCTCGGCTCGGTCACGCTGTTCTTCGGCGCGTTCGGCGGCTGGCTCGGCGGTGCGCTCGGCGACCGCTTCGGCCGGGTGAAGGCGCTGCAGATCACGGTCGCGACCTTTGCGCTGGCGACCTTCGCCTGCGCGTTCGCGACGAGCTACCCCCAGCTGCTGGTCCTGAAGGCGATCCAGGGCATCGGCTTCGGCGCCGAATGGGCCTGCGGCGCCGTGCTGATGGCCGAGATCATTCGGGCCGAGCATCGCGGCAAGGCGCTCGGCGCGGTGCAGAGCGCCTGGGCGGTTGGCTGGGGCGCCGCCGTGCTGCTGTCGGCGCTGGTCTTCACCTATGCGCCGGCCGACATCGCCTGGCGCATCCTGTTCGCGGTCGGCCTGATCCCGGCGCTGCTGATCCTGTACATCCGCCGCGGATTGCAGGAGCCGCCGCGCGCCGTGTCGCGCAAGGCCGAGCCACCGTTCTTCGCTACGCTCGCCGGAATCTTTCACCGCGACGTGCTGCGTGCGACCTTGATCGGCGGCTTGTTCGGCATCGGTGCCCATGGCGGCTATGCGGCGCTGACCACATTCCTGCCGACCTATCTGCGCGAGGTGCGGCATCTCTCGGTGCTCGGCTCCAGCGCGTATCTTGCCGTGATCATCGTCGCGTTCTTTTGCGGCTGCGTGGTGTCAGGGATCATCAGCGACCGGATCGGGCGTCGCGCCAACGTCGCGCTGTTCGCCGCCGCCTGTGTGGTGACGGTGCTGGTCTACATCTTCGCGCGGCTCTCGAATTCGCAGATGCTGGTGCTCGGATTCCCGCTCGGCTTCTTCTCGGCCGGCATTCCCGCCAGCATGGCCGCGCTGTTCAGCGAGCTCTACCCGACCGGCGTGCGCGGCACCGGCGTCGGCTTCTGCTACAATTTCGGCCGCATCGTCTCTGCGGCCTTCCCGTTCCTGGTTGGCTATCTCAGCGATCACATCGGCCTTGGCGCGGCGATCGGGATCGATGCGGCCTTCGCCTATTCGCTGGTGCTGGTCGCCGTGCTGATGTTGCCGGAGACCCGCGGCAAGGTCTTCGAGCAGGCCGCCGCCACGCGCGCGTGA
- a CDS encoding DUF72 domain-containing protein, whose translation MAKAPTKATKTNAGNIYIGIGGWTFEPWRGVFYPEKLTQAKELSYAASKLTSIEINGTYYGSQKPESFRKWASEVPDGFIFSLKGPRFATNRRVLAEAGDSVKRFYDSGVLELKDRLGPVLWQFAPTKKFDGADFGKFLELLPRKLDGRALRHVVEVRHDSFCVPEFIALLRQFEVPVVFAEHGKYPAIADLASDFVYARLQKGDDELKTCYPPKQLDAWAKRFQDWAGGGEPDDLPKVDKTKPNKAPRDVFAYVIHEGKIRAPAGAMELIERVK comes from the coding sequence GTGGCCAAAGCTCCCACCAAGGCGACCAAGACGAACGCAGGCAACATCTATATCGGCATCGGCGGCTGGACCTTCGAGCCGTGGCGCGGGGTGTTCTATCCGGAGAAGCTCACGCAGGCGAAGGAGCTGTCCTACGCCGCCTCCAAGCTGACCTCGATCGAGATCAACGGCACCTATTACGGATCGCAGAAGCCGGAGAGCTTTCGCAAATGGGCGAGCGAAGTGCCCGACGGCTTCATCTTCTCGCTGAAGGGGCCGCGCTTCGCCACCAACCGCCGCGTGCTCGCCGAGGCCGGCGATTCGGTGAAGCGGTTCTATGATTCGGGCGTGCTGGAATTGAAGGACCGGCTCGGGCCGGTGCTCTGGCAGTTCGCGCCGACCAAAAAGTTCGACGGCGCCGATTTCGGCAAATTCCTCGAACTGTTGCCGCGCAAGCTCGACGGCCGCGCGCTGCGCCACGTCGTCGAGGTGCGCCACGACAGCTTTTGCGTGCCCGAATTCATCGCGCTGCTGCGCCAGTTCGAGGTGCCCGTGGTGTTCGCCGAGCACGGCAAATATCCGGCGATCGCCGATCTCGCCAGCGACTTCGTCTATGCCCGGCTGCAGAAGGGCGATGACGAATTGAAAACCTGCTATCCGCCGAAGCAGCTCGACGCCTGGGCCAAGCGGTTCCAGGACTGGGCCGGCGGCGGCGAGCCGGATGACCTGCCGAAGGTCGACAAGACCAAGCCGAACAAGGCCCCGCGCGACGTGTTCGCTTACGTGATCCACGAGGGCAAGATCCGCGCGCCGGCGGGCGCGATGGAGCTGATCGAACGGGTGAAGTGA
- a CDS encoding glycosyltransferase family 39 protein — protein sequence MNANEARLARNTALAVCALVVLRLAAAAWTPLTFDEAYYWMWSKSLAGGYYDHPPMVAIVIRLGTMIAGDTPFGVRLVSILLALPMSWAIYRAAELLFGGQRIAASATILLNVTLMAAVGTLIVTPDAPLLVAASLLLFSLAKVLETGRGAWWLAVGASAGLALLSKYTALFFGPAILIWLAAVPKLRRWFLSPWLYLGGVVAAGLFAPVILWNADHQWVSFIKQMGRARIEDFRPTYIAELIPTQFAFATPLVFILGVMGLYALSRRRAGAMGARVLINTMFWTIVVYFTWHALHARVEANWFAPVYPAFAVAAAVAAIQVQWAPREQRTIDFCRRWAAPVGVVLFALLIVQANTGMLSGYRRDATVRSVGVGWQELAAEIEAARVRHGATCVLAPDYGTVGWLAFYLPKGSCVAQQGQRIRWVNMPEPSPAQLSGKLLYVHELEQTMPASLRDNFARVETIAEANRMRGPLVVETYALDLLEGPKGDVLDRSPPPELR from the coding sequence ATGAACGCGAACGAGGCGCGGCTCGCCCGGAACACCGCCCTTGCGGTGTGCGCGCTCGTGGTGCTGCGGCTGGCCGCCGCCGCATGGACGCCGCTGACCTTCGACGAAGCCTATTACTGGATGTGGTCGAAGTCGCTCGCCGGCGGATACTACGACCATCCGCCGATGGTGGCGATCGTGATCCGGCTCGGCACCATGATCGCAGGCGACACGCCGTTCGGGGTGCGGCTGGTGTCGATCCTGCTCGCGCTGCCGATGAGCTGGGCGATCTACCGGGCGGCCGAGCTCCTGTTCGGCGGCCAGCGCATCGCCGCAAGCGCCACGATCCTGCTCAACGTCACGCTGATGGCCGCCGTCGGCACGCTGATCGTGACGCCGGATGCGCCGCTGCTGGTCGCTGCCAGCCTGTTGCTGTTCTCGCTCGCCAAGGTGCTGGAGACCGGCCGCGGCGCTTGGTGGCTTGCGGTCGGCGCCAGCGCAGGTCTGGCGCTGCTGTCGAAATATACGGCGCTGTTCTTTGGTCCCGCGATCCTGATCTGGCTTGCGGCGGTGCCGAAGCTGCGGCGCTGGTTTCTCTCGCCTTGGCTCTATCTCGGCGGCGTGGTCGCGGCCGGCCTGTTTGCGCCGGTCATCCTCTGGAATGCCGATCACCAATGGGTGTCCTTCATCAAGCAGATGGGCCGCGCCCGGATCGAGGATTTCCGGCCGACCTATATCGCCGAGCTGATCCCGACGCAGTTCGCGTTCGCGACGCCGCTGGTCTTCATACTCGGCGTGATGGGCCTTTACGCGCTCTCTCGGCGCCGCGCCGGCGCGATGGGCGCGCGCGTGCTGATCAACACGATGTTCTGGACCATCGTCGTCTACTTCACCTGGCACGCGCTGCATGCGCGGGTCGAGGCCAACTGGTTCGCACCTGTCTATCCCGCCTTTGCGGTGGCGGCCGCGGTCGCCGCGATCCAGGTGCAGTGGGCGCCGCGCGAGCAGCGCACGATCGATTTCTGCCGCCGCTGGGCCGCGCCGGTCGGCGTCGTGCTGTTTGCACTGCTGATCGTGCAGGCCAACACCGGCATGCTCTCAGGCTATCGCCGGGACGCCACCGTGCGCAGCGTCGGTGTCGGCTGGCAGGAGCTCGCCGCCGAGATCGAGGCGGCGCGCGTCCGTCACGGTGCGACCTGCGTGCTGGCGCCGGACTACGGCACCGTCGGCTGGCTTGCCTTCTATCTCCCCAAGGGCAGCTGCGTGGCGCAGCAGGGCCAGCGCATTCGCTGGGTCAACATGCCTGAGCCGAGCCCGGCCCAGCTGTCCGGCAAGCTGCTGTATGTGCATGAGCTCGAACAGACCATGCCGGCTTCGCTACGCGACAATTTCGCCCGTGTCGAAACCATCGCCGAGGCCAATCGCATGCGCGGGCCGCTGGTTGTCGAGACCTATGCGCTCGATTTGCTGGAAGGTCCAAAGGGTGACGTCCTCGACCGCTCGCCGCCGCCGGAACTGCGGTAG
- a CDS encoding adenylate/guanylate cyclase domain-containing protein → MAGFWGRDKAAQGATVATDFHHALMREVMTTELLRVKVLIAIAAAFSVISSAIYFIAPEALVRVWHGNFKPSYLYSVIVPFILFELWVHGAITRHMEQDRDLPVFRRYIGALIETSMPTVALALHIDSMGPVAALGWVAPLVYFIFIIASTLRLDFWLSAFTGFVAASQLFWMAMYYRPDATLDPEPDFFYHAARSVVILISGMLAGAVGMQLRRQFGASILAATARDRITNLFGQHVSPQVVERLMTEGTSTGSDIRRVAVMFVDFRSFTAGARTRSPQEVVDRLDGAFAVLVDILDRHGGIVNKFLGDGFLALFGAPFETGDAAHQAVAAAREMLAANERTNAASSWPLRIGIGIHIGEVVAGNIGSPRRKEYTVIGDTVNFAARLEALNKDLGSQFLISSAVRDALGEECKDAVSRGEIPVRGYEHPVPVWQLG, encoded by the coding sequence ATGGCCGGGTTCTGGGGGCGAGACAAGGCAGCGCAAGGCGCGACCGTCGCAACGGACTTCCATCACGCCCTGATGCGCGAGGTGATGACTACCGAGCTGCTCCGCGTCAAGGTGCTGATTGCCATCGCCGCAGCATTCTCGGTGATCAGCTCGGCGATCTACTTCATTGCCCCCGAGGCGCTGGTCCGGGTGTGGCACGGCAATTTCAAGCCGTCATATCTTTACTCCGTCATCGTGCCGTTCATCCTGTTCGAATTGTGGGTGCATGGCGCGATCACGAGGCACATGGAGCAGGACCGCGACCTGCCGGTGTTCAGGCGCTATATCGGCGCTCTGATCGAGACGTCGATGCCGACCGTCGCGCTTGCGCTGCATATCGACAGCATGGGCCCGGTCGCGGCGCTCGGCTGGGTCGCTCCGCTGGTCTATTTCATCTTCATCATTGCCTCGACCTTGCGGCTCGATTTCTGGCTGTCGGCCTTCACCGGCTTTGTCGCGGCCTCGCAGCTGTTCTGGATGGCGATGTATTATCGTCCCGACGCGACGCTCGATCCCGAGCCGGATTTCTTCTATCACGCCGCGCGCAGCGTCGTGATCCTGATCTCGGGCATGCTGGCCGGCGCCGTCGGCATGCAGCTGCGGCGTCAGTTCGGCGCCAGCATCCTGGCCGCCACCGCGCGCGATCGCATCACCAATCTGTTCGGCCAGCACGTCTCGCCGCAGGTGGTCGAACGTCTGATGACGGAAGGCACCTCGACCGGGAGCGACATCCGGCGCGTCGCCGTGATGTTCGTCGACTTCCGCAGCTTCACCGCCGGCGCACGCACGCGCTCGCCGCAGGAGGTGGTTGACCGGCTCGACGGCGCCTTCGCGGTGCTGGTCGATATCCTCGATCGCCACGGCGGCATCGTGAACAAGTTTTTGGGCGACGGCTTTCTCGCGCTGTTCGGCGCGCCGTTCGAGACCGGCGACGCCGCGCATCAGGCGGTCGCCGCCGCGCGCGAAATGCTCGCGGCCAATGAGCGCACCAACGCAGCGTCGAGCTGGCCGCTGCGCATCGGCATCGGCATCCATATCGGCGAGGTCGTGGCCGGCAATATCGGCTCGCCGCGGCGCAAGGAATACACCGTGATCGGCGACACCGTGAATTTCGCCGCCCGGCTCGAGGCGCTCAACAAGGATCTCGGCTCGCAGTTTTTGATCTCGTCCGCAGTGCGCGACGCGCTCGGCGAGGAGTGCAAGGACGCCGTCTCGCGCGGCGAGATCCCGGTCAGGGGTTACGAGCACCCGGTGCCGGTCTGGCAGCTGGGGTAG
- a CDS encoding amidohydrolase family protein, with amino-acid sequence MTSREHGVTRRRFAAGLIGAVAAGGLASRVRAEVPQLAIDTHAHVFHRGLKLAPGRRYAPDYDAPLALYLQQLDQNGITNGVLVQPSFLGTDNSYLVECLKATNGRLRGIAVVDPGVAVDELRALDRAGVAGIRLNLVGQPLPDLTSSEWTALLAHIRTLDWQIEIQRNASDLAMLAPRLLNQGVKVVLDHFALPDAKLGIDDPGFQSVLKLGATRNVWVKISAPYRNGAAGEAFAKQAYPLLRRAYGVDRLLWGSDWPHTQFEATQSYAKNRKFLDELVTDADERAQVLASPRGLFRF; translated from the coding sequence ATGACATCACGCGAACATGGGGTGACGCGGCGCCGGTTTGCCGCGGGATTGATTGGCGCCGTGGCAGCAGGCGGACTGGCGAGCAGGGTGAGGGCTGAGGTGCCGCAATTAGCGATCGATACCCACGCCCACGTCTTCCATCGCGGCCTGAAGCTCGCACCGGGACGGCGCTACGCGCCCGATTACGACGCGCCGCTCGCCCTCTATCTGCAGCAGCTCGACCAGAACGGCATCACCAATGGCGTGCTGGTGCAGCCGAGCTTTCTCGGCACCGACAATTCCTATCTGGTCGAATGCCTGAAGGCGACCAACGGCCGGCTGCGCGGCATCGCCGTGGTCGATCCCGGCGTCGCGGTGGATGAGCTGCGCGCGCTCGATCGCGCTGGCGTGGCCGGCATCCGTCTCAATCTCGTGGGCCAGCCGCTGCCCGATCTGACGTCGTCGGAGTGGACGGCGCTGCTGGCACACATCAGGACGCTCGACTGGCAGATCGAGATCCAGCGCAACGCGAGCGATCTCGCGATGCTCGCGCCAAGGCTGCTCAACCAGGGCGTGAAAGTTGTGCTCGATCACTTCGCCTTGCCCGATGCAAAACTCGGCATCGACGATCCCGGATTCCAGTCGGTCCTCAAGCTTGGCGCGACGCGAAATGTCTGGGTGAAGATTTCGGCGCCTTACCGCAACGGTGCGGCCGGTGAGGCATTTGCGAAACAGGCCTATCCGTTGCTGCGCAGGGCTTACGGCGTCGACCGGCTGCTGTGGGGCAGCGACTGGCCGCACACGCAGTTCGAAGCAACGCAGAGCTACGCGAAGAACCGCAAATTCCTCGACGAGCTCGTCACCGATGCCGATGAGCGCGCGCAGGTGCTCGCGTCGCCACGCGGACTGTTTCGTTTCTAA
- a CDS encoding DUF488 family protein translates to MAKAKKLFTIGYEQTPSKAVLDELQHAGVKLLVDVRAVASSRRPGFSKTQLAAGLDERGIAYVHLRGLGTPKSGREAARSGQYALLHKIYSAHLKTVQAKEELDELSSLVKKSGPVCILCYERDHEHCHRRWIAEIIEERDGVKIENLAAPQV, encoded by the coding sequence ATGGCGAAGGCGAAAAAGCTGTTCACCATCGGCTACGAGCAGACGCCGTCGAAGGCGGTGCTCGACGAGCTCCAGCACGCCGGCGTCAAGCTATTGGTCGACGTCCGCGCGGTCGCCTCCTCGCGCCGCCCCGGCTTCTCCAAGACCCAGCTCGCCGCGGGCCTCGACGAGCGCGGCATCGCCTACGTCCATCTGCGCGGCCTCGGCACGCCGAAGAGCGGCCGGGAGGCGGCGCGCAGCGGGCAATATGCGCTGCTGCACAAGATCTATTCGGCGCACCTCAAGACGGTGCAGGCCAAGGAGGAGCTCGACGAGCTGTCGTCGCTGGTCAAGAAATCCGGCCCGGTCTGCATCCTCTGCTACGAGCGCGACCACGAGCACTGTCACCGCCGCTGGATCGCCGAGATCATCGAGGAGCGCGACGGGGTCAAGATCGAGAACCTGGCCGCGCCGCAGGTTTGA